One genomic window of Ziziphus jujuba cultivar Dongzao chromosome 4, ASM3175591v1 includes the following:
- the LOC107405669 gene encoding protein INVOLVED IN DE NOVO 2 has protein sequence MGKWNQNPDGDGLSRALELQASKFPLSRLQRPRSKGTLMDQTSASDINVGKSEMDEYEEKSYQELKNGNHKVEISDENFSCPYCPNKKKQGYLFKELLQHASGVGHSTSTKKNAQEKANHLALTKYLEKDLAAAANNPSKSMDEDHPTLHCDRDEKFVYPWTGIVVNLPTRLGNDGRCVGESGSKLRDELKTRGFNPIRVQTLWNYRGHSGTAVVEFNKNWPGLHNALSFERAYEAEHHGKKDWYSNSDTKSGLYAWLAREDDYNLTNIVGDHLQKNADVKTISEITGDEERKQNKLVSNLTNLVEVKTMHLKEMELKYSETLIAFNNLMEEKNKLQQAHNEEIQKIQMNARDHLQKIFNDHEKVKLQLEAQMMELELRRRELEKREAKNESESSRQAEEIKKNAIRNSSLQLAALEQQKADESVMKLAEDQKNEKEELRNRIIELEKKLDAKQALQLEIEQLRGTLNVMGHMGEDGDEEVLKKISAINKELRAKEEELEVVMALNQTLIMQERKSNDELQEARKELINVFKGLVSSAFIGVKRMGELDSKPFHEAVKRKYDEEEAGYKALELCSVWDEYLRDPNWHPFKVITVEGKSKEFIDDEDEKLKGLKKEMGEEVYNAVTTALKEINEYNPSGRYMVSELWNFVEGRKATLKEGVAYILKLWKARKRKRR, from the exons GTGAAATGGatgaatatgaagaaaaatcttATCAAGAGCTAAAGAATGGAAACCATAAAGTGGAAATATCTGATGAGAATTTTAGTTGCCCCTACTGCCCAAATAAGAAAAAGCAAGGCTATCTGTTCAAAGAGCTCCTCCAACATGCTTCTGGGGTGGGACATAGTACTTCAACAAAGAAAAATGCCCAAGAAAAGGCCAATCACTTGGCTTTGACAAAATATTTGGAAAAGGATTTAGCTGCTGCTGCCAATAATCCATCAAAATCTATGGATGAAGACCATCCCACTCTTCATTGTGATCGTGACGAGAAATTTGTGTACCCTTGGACTGGGATTGTGGTCAACCTTCCTACTAGACTAGGAAATGATGGGCGATGTGTTGGAGAAAGTGGATCCAAGTTGAGAGATGAGTTGAAAACGAGAGGGTTTAATCCCATACGAGTTCAAACTCTATGGAATTACCGGGGTCACTCAGGAACTGCTGTTGTGGAATTTAACAAAAACTGGCCTGGCTTACACAATGCTTTGTCATTTGAGAGGGCTTATGAGGCAGAACATCATGGTAAAAAGGACTGGTATTCCAATAGTGATACAAAATCTGGTCTTTATGCTTGGCTTGCTCGTGAAGATGACTACAATTTGACCAACATTGTGGGAGATCACCTACAGAAGAATGCAGATGTTAAAACCATTTCTGAAATTACTGGTGATGAAGAGAGGAAGCAAAATAAACTTGTATCTAATCTGACAAACCTCGTTGAGGTCAAGACTATGCATTTGAAGGAGATGGAGCTCAAGTATAGTGAAACTTTGATtgcttttaacaatttaatgGAAGAGAAAAACAAGCTTCAACAAGCTCATAACGAAG AGattcaaaaaattcaaatgaaTGCAAGGGATCACCTCCAGAAGATATTTAATGACCATGAAAAAGTTAAACTGCAATTGGAAGCTCAGATGATGGAGCTTGAGTTGCGGAGAAGAGAATTGGAGAAGCGCGAGGCAAAGAATGAAAGTGAAAGTAGTAGGCAGGCTGAAGAAATTAAGAAG AATGCCATAAGGAATAGTTCTCTTCAATTGGCTGCTTTGGAGCAACAGAAGGCTGATGAAAGCGTAATGAAACTGGCAGAAGATCAGAAG AATGAAAAAGAAGAGCTTCGTAATAGAATAATTGAACTGGAAAAGAAACTGGATGCAAAGCAAGCACTTCAATTGGAAATTGAACAACTAAGAGGGACATTAAATGTTATGGGGCACATGGGAGAAGATGGTGATGAAGAAGTTCTGAAAAAGATTAGTGCAATAAACAAAGAGTTGAGAGCAAAGGAAGAAGAACTTGAAGTTGTAATGGCTTTGAACCAAACACTAATTATGCAAGAGAGGAAGAGCAATGATGAGCTGCAGGAAGCTCGTAAAGAATTGATTAAT GTGTTTAAAGGACTAGTTAGTAGTGCTTTTATTGGTGTTAAGCGAATGGGAGAACTTGACAGTAAACCATTCCATGAAGCAGTGAAGAGAAAGTATGATGAGGAAGAGGCAGGATATAAGGCCTTGGAGCTATGCTCAGTATGGGACGAATATCTTAGAGACCCAAACTGGCATCCTTTCAAAGTTATAACGGTTGAAGGGAAATCTAAG GAATTTATAGATGATGAAGATGAGAAGCTGAAAGGTCTAAAGAAGGAAATGGGTGAAGAAGTGTACAACGCTGTAACGACAGCCTTGAAGGAGATCAATGAATATAACCCAAGTGGAAGGTATATGGTGTCAGAACTGTGGAACTTTGTTGAAGGGAGAAAGGCTACTCTAAAGGAGGGAGTTGCATACATTCTGAAGCTTTGGAAAGCTAGGAAACGCAAGAGGCGTTAG
- the LOC107404330 gene encoding ribosomal lysine N-methyltransferase 3 isoform X2: MSSGRRRLRAFKRWMASQGIECSDAVHLTEIPHYQGGGGGGGFAVKALCSLRNGDLVARIPKLSCLTIRTSAASQLIQHASLDGSLALALAIMYERSLRHLSSWASYLHLLPHHESLPLVWSMDEVDSLLCGTELHKEDKALIVEDWKESILPLLDSAPFKLDPSFFSVEEYFAARTLIASRSFEIDSYHGFGMVPLADLFNHKTGAEDVHFTSVSSQSELVDEAQSGPDNEAHCSKTIESDSAVNDEPTTLIPPVDNTGSDTDVIGRNSCSDDEPECHSVLDEGSAALEMIMVKDVEAGNEVFNTYGSSGNAALLHRYGFTEPDNPFDIVNIDLELVLQWSSSLFSSRYSRARLSLFRRLDYSACVSENSEYFEISSDGEPQIELLILLYIMLLPEDAYCKLDITVSTAGNVNGSMGMLLLDKSDILCKETSKMTQMNKDLLLTKDVCKALLSLADIREGLYGPNSIKDDAEALARCCRVRERKLYHSLVLRVSERRILEKLRTYATLGARLRNAKGCSMRKKLKRT; the protein is encoded by the exons ATGAGCAGCGGAAGGAGGCGATTGAGGGCTTTCAAGCGGTGGATGGCATCGCAAGGGATCGAATGCAGCGACGCCGTCCACCTCACTGAGATTCCCCACTACcagggtggtggtggtggtggtggttttgCTGTCAAAGCTCTATGCTCTCTTCGCAATGGCGACTTGGTCGCCAGGATTCCCAAGCTCTCCTGCCTCACCATCAGGACCTCGGCTGCCTCTCAGCTCATCCAACACGCCTCTTTGGATGGCTCTCTGGCTCTGGCTCTGGCTATCATGTACGAGAGGAGCTTGCGGCACCTCTCTTCTTGGGCCTCCTATCTTCACCTCTTGCCTCACCACGAGTCCTTGCCCTTGGTCTGGTCCATGGATGAAGTGGACTCCCTTCTATGTGGCACCGAGCTCCACAAG GAAGACAAAGCTCTTATCGTTGAAGATTGGAAAGAGAGCATTCTCCCTCTTTTGGATTCAGCGCCCTTTAAGCTTGACCCCAGCTTTTTCAGTGTTGAAGAATACTTTGCTGCCAGAACCCTCATTGCTTCTAGATCTTTTGAGATTGATAGCTACCATGGATTTGGAATGGTTCCTTTGGCGGACCT CTTCAATCATAAGACTGGAGCTGAAGACGTTCATTTCACCTCTGTATCTTCTCAATCTGAACTAGTTGATGAGGCTCAATCTGGACCAGACAATGAGGCACACTGCAGCAAAACTATTGAGTCTGATAGTGCTGTTAATGATGAGCCAACAACTCTAATTCCTCCTGTAGATAATACTGGATCGGACACTGATGTCATTGGAAGGAATTCTTGTAGTGATGATGAGCCGGAGTGCCATTCAGTTTTGGATGAAGGTTCTGCAGCATTGGAGATGATTATGGTGAAAGATGTTGAAGCTGGAAATGAG GTCTTCAATACTTATGGTTCATCGGGTAATGCTGCATTGCTTCACAGATATGGATTTACAGAGCCAGATAATCCATTTGACATTGTTAATATTGATTTGGAACTGGTGCTTCAGTGGAGCTCATCATTGTTTTCTAGCCGATATAGTAGAGCTAGGCTGTCCCTTTTTAGAAGATTGGATTACTCCGCATGTGTCAGTGAGAACTCTGAATATTTTGAGATTTCATCTGATGGAGAACCCCAAATTGAGTTGCTGATTTTGTTATACATTATGTTGTTACCGGAGGATGCATATTGTAAATTGGATATCACAGTATCAACAGCAGGAAATGTTAATGGATCCATGGGCATGCTTCTGTTAGACAAAAGTGATATATTGTGCAAAGAGACTTCAAAAATGACCCAAATGAACAAGGATTTATTGCTGACAAAAGATGTTTGTAAAGCTCTTTTATCGCTTGCAGATATCAGAGAGGGTCTTTATGGTCCAAATTCGATTAAAGATGATGCTGAAGCACTGGCAAGGTGTTGTCGTGTAAGAGAGAGGAAGTTGTACCATTCTTTGGTGCTTCGAGTCAGTGAGAGGAGGATCCTTGAGAAGCTGAGAACTTATGCCACTCTTGGGGCTCGGTTGAGAAATGCTAAGGGATGCTCCATGAGAAAGAAGTTGAAAAGGACTTGA
- the LOC107404330 gene encoding ribosomal lysine N-methyltransferase 3 isoform X1 codes for MSSGRRRLRAFKRWMASQGIECSDAVHLTEIPHYQGGGGGGGFAVKALCSLRNGDLVARIPKLSCLTIRTSAASQLIQHASLDGSLALALAIMYERSLRHLSSWASYLHLLPHHESLPLVWSMDEVDSLLCGTELHKTVKEDKALIVEDWKESILPLLDSAPFKLDPSFFSVEEYFAARTLIASRSFEIDSYHGFGMVPLADLFNHKTGAEDVHFTSVSSQSELVDEAQSGPDNEAHCSKTIESDSAVNDEPTTLIPPVDNTGSDTDVIGRNSCSDDEPECHSVLDEGSAALEMIMVKDVEAGNEVFNTYGSSGNAALLHRYGFTEPDNPFDIVNIDLELVLQWSSSLFSSRYSRARLSLFRRLDYSACVSENSEYFEISSDGEPQIELLILLYIMLLPEDAYCKLDITVSTAGNVNGSMGMLLLDKSDILCKETSKMTQMNKDLLLTKDVCKALLSLADIREGLYGPNSIKDDAEALARCCRVRERKLYHSLVLRVSERRILEKLRTYATLGARLRNAKGCSMRKKLKRT; via the exons ATGAGCAGCGGAAGGAGGCGATTGAGGGCTTTCAAGCGGTGGATGGCATCGCAAGGGATCGAATGCAGCGACGCCGTCCACCTCACTGAGATTCCCCACTACcagggtggtggtggtggtggtggttttgCTGTCAAAGCTCTATGCTCTCTTCGCAATGGCGACTTGGTCGCCAGGATTCCCAAGCTCTCCTGCCTCACCATCAGGACCTCGGCTGCCTCTCAGCTCATCCAACACGCCTCTTTGGATGGCTCTCTGGCTCTGGCTCTGGCTATCATGTACGAGAGGAGCTTGCGGCACCTCTCTTCTTGGGCCTCCTATCTTCACCTCTTGCCTCACCACGAGTCCTTGCCCTTGGTCTGGTCCATGGATGAAGTGGACTCCCTTCTATGTGGCACCGAGCTCCACAAG ACTGTGAAGGAAGACAAAGCTCTTATCGTTGAAGATTGGAAAGAGAGCATTCTCCCTCTTTTGGATTCAGCGCCCTTTAAGCTTGACCCCAGCTTTTTCAGTGTTGAAGAATACTTTGCTGCCAGAACCCTCATTGCTTCTAGATCTTTTGAGATTGATAGCTACCATGGATTTGGAATGGTTCCTTTGGCGGACCT CTTCAATCATAAGACTGGAGCTGAAGACGTTCATTTCACCTCTGTATCTTCTCAATCTGAACTAGTTGATGAGGCTCAATCTGGACCAGACAATGAGGCACACTGCAGCAAAACTATTGAGTCTGATAGTGCTGTTAATGATGAGCCAACAACTCTAATTCCTCCTGTAGATAATACTGGATCGGACACTGATGTCATTGGAAGGAATTCTTGTAGTGATGATGAGCCGGAGTGCCATTCAGTTTTGGATGAAGGTTCTGCAGCATTGGAGATGATTATGGTGAAAGATGTTGAAGCTGGAAATGAG GTCTTCAATACTTATGGTTCATCGGGTAATGCTGCATTGCTTCACAGATATGGATTTACAGAGCCAGATAATCCATTTGACATTGTTAATATTGATTTGGAACTGGTGCTTCAGTGGAGCTCATCATTGTTTTCTAGCCGATATAGTAGAGCTAGGCTGTCCCTTTTTAGAAGATTGGATTACTCCGCATGTGTCAGTGAGAACTCTGAATATTTTGAGATTTCATCTGATGGAGAACCCCAAATTGAGTTGCTGATTTTGTTATACATTATGTTGTTACCGGAGGATGCATATTGTAAATTGGATATCACAGTATCAACAGCAGGAAATGTTAATGGATCCATGGGCATGCTTCTGTTAGACAAAAGTGATATATTGTGCAAAGAGACTTCAAAAATGACCCAAATGAACAAGGATTTATTGCTGACAAAAGATGTTTGTAAAGCTCTTTTATCGCTTGCAGATATCAGAGAGGGTCTTTATGGTCCAAATTCGATTAAAGATGATGCTGAAGCACTGGCAAGGTGTTGTCGTGTAAGAGAGAGGAAGTTGTACCATTCTTTGGTGCTTCGAGTCAGTGAGAGGAGGATCCTTGAGAAGCTGAGAACTTATGCCACTCTTGGGGCTCGGTTGAGAAATGCTAAGGGATGCTCCATGAGAAAGAAGTTGAAAAGGACTTGA
- the LOC107404330 gene encoding uncharacterized protein LOC107404330 isoform X3, producing MATWSPGFPSSPASPSGPRLPLSSSNTPLWMALWLWLWLSCTRGACGTSLLGPPIFTSCLTTSPCPWSGPWMKWTPFYVAPSSTRQTVKEDKALIVEDWKESILPLLDSAPFKLDPSFFSVEEYFAARTLIASRSFEIDSYHGFGMVPLADLFNHKTGAEDVHFTSVSSQSELVDEAQSGPDNEAHCSKTIESDSAVNDEPTTLIPPVDNTGSDTDVIGRNSCSDDEPECHSVLDEGSAALEMIMVKDVEAGNEVFNTYGSSGNAALLHRYGFTEPDNPFDIVNIDLELVLQWSSSLFSSRYSRARLSLFRRLDYSACVSENSEYFEISSDGEPQIELLILLYIMLLPEDAYCKLDITVSTAGNVNGSMGMLLLDKSDILCKETSKMTQMNKDLLLTKDVCKALLSLADIREGLYGPNSIKDDAEALARCCRVRERKLYHSLVLRVSERRILEKLRTYATLGARLRNAKGCSMRKKLKRT from the exons ATGGCGACTTGGTCGCCAGGATTCCCAAGCTCTCCTGCCTCACCATCAGGACCTCGGCTGCCTCTCAGCTCATCCAACACGCCTCTTTGGATGGCTCTCTGGCTCTGGCTCTGGCTATCATGTACGAGAGGAGCTTGCGGCACCTCTCTTCTTGGGCCTCCTATCTTCACCTCTTGCCTCACCACGAGTCCTTGCCCTTGGTCTGGTCCATGGATGAAGTGGACTCCCTTCTATGTGGCACCGAGCTCCACAAG GCAGACTGTGAAGGAAGACAAAGCTCTTATCGTTGAAGATTGGAAAGAGAGCATTCTCCCTCTTTTGGATTCAGCGCCCTTTAAGCTTGACCCCAGCTTTTTCAGTGTTGAAGAATACTTTGCTGCCAGAACCCTCATTGCTTCTAGATCTTTTGAGATTGATAGCTACCATGGATTTGGAATGGTTCCTTTGGCGGACCT CTTCAATCATAAGACTGGAGCTGAAGACGTTCATTTCACCTCTGTATCTTCTCAATCTGAACTAGTTGATGAGGCTCAATCTGGACCAGACAATGAGGCACACTGCAGCAAAACTATTGAGTCTGATAGTGCTGTTAATGATGAGCCAACAACTCTAATTCCTCCTGTAGATAATACTGGATCGGACACTGATGTCATTGGAAGGAATTCTTGTAGTGATGATGAGCCGGAGTGCCATTCAGTTTTGGATGAAGGTTCTGCAGCATTGGAGATGATTATGGTGAAAGATGTTGAAGCTGGAAATGAG GTCTTCAATACTTATGGTTCATCGGGTAATGCTGCATTGCTTCACAGATATGGATTTACAGAGCCAGATAATCCATTTGACATTGTTAATATTGATTTGGAACTGGTGCTTCAGTGGAGCTCATCATTGTTTTCTAGCCGATATAGTAGAGCTAGGCTGTCCCTTTTTAGAAGATTGGATTACTCCGCATGTGTCAGTGAGAACTCTGAATATTTTGAGATTTCATCTGATGGAGAACCCCAAATTGAGTTGCTGATTTTGTTATACATTATGTTGTTACCGGAGGATGCATATTGTAAATTGGATATCACAGTATCAACAGCAGGAAATGTTAATGGATCCATGGGCATGCTTCTGTTAGACAAAAGTGATATATTGTGCAAAGAGACTTCAAAAATGACCCAAATGAACAAGGATTTATTGCTGACAAAAGATGTTTGTAAAGCTCTTTTATCGCTTGCAGATATCAGAGAGGGTCTTTATGGTCCAAATTCGATTAAAGATGATGCTGAAGCACTGGCAAGGTGTTGTCGTGTAAGAGAGAGGAAGTTGTACCATTCTTTGGTGCTTCGAGTCAGTGAGAGGAGGATCCTTGAGAAGCTGAGAACTTATGCCACTCTTGGGGCTCGGTTGAGAAATGCTAAGGGATGCTCCATGAGAAAGAAGTTGAAAAGGACTTGA
- the LOC107405666 gene encoding extradiol ring-cleavage dioxygenase: protein MMMKETFFISHGSPTLSIDESLPARHFLKSWKEKVFPHVPKSILVISGHWETDVPTVNVIYNRHDTIYDFYNFPKPMYQLKYPAPGAPELAKRVKELLVASGFNRVDEDSKRGLDHGAWVPLMLMYPEANIPVCQLSVQSHKDGTYHFNLGKALAPLKEEGVLIIGSGSATHNLSTLMRNFSTDGAVAPWASEFDTWLKEALLEGRYEDVNHYTEKAPYAKKAHPWPDHFFPLHVAIGAAGEDAKAKLIHHSWSLGTLSYASYQFTSATS, encoded by the exons ATGATGATGAAGGAGACGTTCTTCATATCGCATGGATCGCCAACGTTGTCAATCGACGAAAGCCTTCCGGCAAGGCACTTCCTCAAATCATGGAAGGAGAAGGTATTTCCGCACGTGCCCAAATCCATCCTTGTCATTTCCGGCCACTGGGAAACTGATGTCCCTACGGTCAACGTCATCTACAATCGTCACGACACCATTTACGACTTCTATAACTTCCCTAAACCCATGTACCAg CTCAAGTATCCAGCCCCAGGTGCTCCTGAATTGGCAAAGAGGGTAAAAGAACTACTTGTGGCATCAGGCTTCAATCGTGTTGACGAAGATAGTAAGCGTGGGCTTGATCATGGAGCATGGGTGCCGCTGATGCTAATGTATCCGGAGGCCAATATTCCAGTGTGCCAACTCTCTGTCCAATCACATAAGGATGGTACTTACCACTTCAACTTGGGGAAGGCACTGGCCCCTCTTAAGGAGGAGGGAGTCCTCATTATTGGTTCTGGAAGTGCTACTCACAATTTGTCGACCCTCATGAGGAATTTTAGTACGGATGGTGCAGTTGCTCCTTGGGCTTCAGAGTTTGATACTTGGCTTAAAGAGGCGCTTCTTGAAGGAAG ATATGAAGATGTGAACCACTACACAGAGAAGGCCCCATATGCAAAGAAGGCTCACCCTTGGCCTGATCATTTCTTCCCATTGCATGTAGCCATTGGTGCTGCAGGTGAAGATGCCAAGGCAAAGCTCATCCACCACAGCTGGAGTCTTGGTACTCTTTCTTATGCCTCCTACCAGTTCACGTCAGCTACCAGTTGA
- the LOC107405676 gene encoding zinc-finger homeodomain protein 4 → MSSNSINPSGERNGEIIMEEQKKVAVYKECLKNHAAAIGGIATDGCGEFMPAGKLGTVEALKCSACNCHRNFHRKHIQPDGCDRDRDYHSSSPVFFLNHNNDNNAAGKKPIRWGHQNAVILGSSQQAWHPTKPSFEVSYKNKSGDDDDDDDQVHEKEKVMMRKRFRTKFSQQQKEKMLKFAEKVEWKIHTVEDSEVQQFCQEVGIKRSVLKVWMHNNKHNFANKNRH, encoded by the coding sequence ATGAGTAGCAATAGCATTAATCCTTCAGGAGAAAGAAATGGTGAGATTATTATGGAGGAGCAGAAGAAAGTGGCGGTGTACAAGGAATGCCTCAAGAATCATGCAGCTGCAATTGGTGGGATAGCCACCGATGGGTGTGGTGAGTTTATGCCTGCTGGAAAACTAGGCACCGTTGAAGCACTCAAATGCTCTGCCTGCAATTGCCACAGAAACTTCCATAGGAAACACATACAACCTGATGGTTGTGATCGTGATCGTGATTATCATTCTTCTTCTCCTGTATTCTTTCTCAACCATAACAATGATAACAATGCTGCTGGGAAGAAACCCATTAGATGGGGGCATCAGAATGCAGTAATTTTGGGTTCATCTCAACAAGCTTGGCACCCAACAAAACCCTCGTTTGAAGTTtcctacaaaaataaaagtggtgatgatgatgatgatgatgatcaggTTCATGAGAAGGAGAAGGTGATGATGAGGAAGAGGTTCAGGACAAAGTTCAGTCAACAGCAGAAGGAGAAAATGTTAAAGTTTGCAGAGAAGGTAGAATGGAAGATACACACGGTGGAAGACTCAGAGGTTCAGCAGTTTTGCCAAGAGGTTGGGATCAAGAGGAGTGTCCTCAAAGTGTGGATGCACAACAACAAACACAACTTTGCCAACAAAAATCGCCATTAA
- the LOC107407871 gene encoding uncharacterized protein LOC107407871, producing MEKMNHAFEKVKMLVGMEPDEEEATASADSSSSFMDDLNRDCTLSTKQRLYGFAICLSAGITCTLLSMLVFFNPIKFGITFTLGNLLSLGSTGFLIGPKRQVTMMLDPVRIYATAIYLASIIIALFCALYVRNKLLTLLAIILEFGALIWYSLSYIPFARSMVSKIMVACFDTDF from the exons ATGGAGAAGATGAACCATGCCTTTGAGAAGGTGAAGATGCTGGTGGGTATGGAGCCTGATGAAGAGGAAGCCACCGCTTCTGCTGACTCCTCCTCCTCTTTCATGGACGATTTGAACCGTGACTGTACCTTGTCCACCAAGCAG AGACTTTACGGCTTCGCCATTTGCTTGTCTGCTGGTATCACGTGTACTCTTCTG TCAATGCTTGTCTTCTTCAATCCAATCAAGTTTGGAATAACATTCACGCTTGGAAATCTGCTTTCACTTGGAAG CACAGGATTCCTTATAGGTCCTAAACGGCAAGTGACAATGATGCTTGATCCTGTTCGTATCTATGCAACAGCAATATACCTTGCAAGTATAATAATTGCCTTGTTTTGTGCTCTCTAT GTTCGCAACAAGTTGTTGACACTTTTGGCAATTATTTTGGAGTTTGGCGCTCTGATTTG GTATAGTTTGAGCTACATCCCTTTTGCAAGGTCCATGGTATCAAAGATCATGGTAGCTTGTTTTGACACTGACTTCTAG